From a single Sinomonas atrocyanea genomic region:
- a CDS encoding MFS transporter, translating to MQASGVSELERHTTPVRRGQVLAWAAWDWGSAAFNAVMTTFVFTVYLTSKAFGGEDHGSAVLGACLGVAGLGIALLAPVSGQRSDAGGRRKLWLGVHTGVVALLTGLCFFAFPRPEFLLYGAALIAAGHVFSELAGVNYNAMLEQIASPATIGRVSGIGWSAGYFGGIVALLAVLALFVQPAFHWFGASTQDSLNLRLVAVFSMLWIIAFSLPVMFAVPEVPRRPAARLGLFASYGLLWRRIRAIWATSPHTIYFLAASAVFRDGLAAVFTFGGVIAAGTFGFSLSQVIFFAIFGNVVAAAGALLGGVLDDVVGPKRVIMGSLVGLLVAAAAILVLGNGTYALGGFTWTGALTFWIFGLFLCLFVGPAQASARAYLARLAPDGEAGELFGLYATTGRAVSFLAPTLFSVCITIATRLVPAGQAQRWGIAGIMVVLLAGLLVLLPVRPPARVATAVVPEA from the coding sequence ATGCAGGCGTCCGGCGTCTCCGAACTCGAACGGCACACCACGCCCGTGCGGCGGGGGCAGGTCCTGGCCTGGGCCGCATGGGACTGGGGGTCCGCGGCCTTCAACGCCGTCATGACCACCTTCGTCTTCACCGTCTACCTCACGTCCAAGGCCTTCGGCGGCGAGGACCACGGCTCCGCGGTGCTGGGCGCGTGCCTGGGCGTCGCGGGACTCGGGATCGCGCTGCTTGCCCCGGTCTCGGGCCAGCGCTCCGACGCGGGCGGCCGGCGCAAACTCTGGCTCGGCGTGCACACCGGCGTGGTCGCGCTGCTGACCGGACTGTGCTTCTTCGCGTTCCCGCGGCCCGAGTTCCTCCTGTACGGCGCGGCGCTCATCGCCGCGGGCCACGTGTTCAGCGAGCTCGCCGGCGTGAACTACAACGCGATGCTCGAGCAGATCGCCAGCCCCGCGACGATCGGCCGGGTCTCGGGGATCGGCTGGTCCGCCGGGTACTTCGGCGGGATCGTGGCGCTCCTGGCGGTGCTGGCGCTGTTCGTCCAGCCCGCCTTCCACTGGTTCGGCGCCTCCACCCAGGACTCGCTCAACCTCCGGCTCGTGGCGGTCTTCTCGATGCTGTGGATCATCGCGTTCTCGCTGCCGGTGATGTTCGCCGTCCCCGAGGTCCCGCGGCGGCCGGCCGCGCGGCTCGGGCTCTTCGCCTCCTACGGGCTGCTGTGGCGGCGGATCCGTGCGATCTGGGCCACGAGCCCGCACACCATCTACTTCCTCGCCGCCTCGGCCGTGTTCCGCGACGGGCTCGCCGCGGTGTTCACGTTCGGCGGGGTCATCGCCGCCGGGACGTTCGGGTTCTCCCTCTCCCAGGTGATCTTCTTCGCGATCTTCGGCAACGTGGTCGCGGCGGCCGGGGCCCTGCTCGGCGGCGTGCTCGACGACGTCGTGGGGCCCAAGCGCGTCATCATGGGCTCGCTCGTGGGCCTGCTCGTCGCGGCCGCCGCAATCCTCGTGCTCGGCAACGGCACGTACGCGCTCGGCGGGTTCACCTGGACCGGGGCGCTGACGTTCTGGATCTTCGGACTGTTCCTGTGCCTGTTCGTGGGACCGGCCCAGGCGTCCGCCCGGGCGTACCTCGCCCGGCTCGCGCCCGACGGGGAGGCCGGGGAGCTGTTCGGCCTCTACGCCACGACCGGCCGGGCCGTGAGCTTCCTCGCGCCCACCCTGTTCAGCGTGTGCATCACAATCGCGACCCGCCTCGTCCCCGCCGGGCAGGCCCAGCGCTGGGGCATCGCGGGCATCATGGTGGTCCTCCTCGCGGGGCTGCTCGTGCTCCTGCCCGTGCGGCCGCCGGCGCGCGTGGCCACCGCGGTGGTGCCGGAAGCCTGA
- a CDS encoding amino acid-binding protein — protein sequence MSIFTHTPPPSELACDVCGRYPEPTKLRLMLASVAATLPIELGANALLVGTHWPLAVQVVLLAVVSTALVIWVAEPGVRRLFRSWLHAPALRRRRELGLAPALWRARATLADTPGALEHLTHALAGLGVNILSIQAQPVRGGVVDELVLSAPGGLTEADLLDALADGGGAGTRVWPTTPLALADAPTRALSLAAQVAAAPAELPYAAAELLSAQRVPAEKALPDAWHAARTVLKVPTPWDAPLVLIRPGVPFTPAEEARAARLAELAEVVERQRTAP from the coding sequence ATGAGCATCTTCACGCACACGCCCCCTCCGTCCGAGCTGGCCTGCGACGTGTGCGGCCGGTACCCGGAGCCGACCAAGCTGAGGCTCATGCTCGCGAGCGTCGCGGCCACGCTGCCGATCGAGCTCGGGGCCAATGCGCTCCTGGTCGGCACGCACTGGCCGCTCGCTGTGCAGGTGGTGCTGCTGGCGGTGGTCTCGACCGCGCTCGTCATCTGGGTCGCGGAGCCCGGCGTGCGGCGGCTGTTCCGGTCGTGGCTGCACGCCCCGGCGCTGCGGCGGCGGCGCGAGCTGGGGCTCGCGCCCGCGCTGTGGCGCGCCCGGGCCACGCTGGCGGACACGCCCGGGGCGCTCGAGCACCTCACGCATGCGCTGGCCGGGCTCGGGGTGAACATCCTCTCGATCCAGGCCCAGCCCGTGCGCGGCGGGGTGGTGGACGAGCTCGTGCTCTCGGCGCCCGGCGGCCTGACCGAGGCAGACCTGCTGGACGCGCTCGCGGACGGCGGCGGGGCGGGGACCCGGGTCTGGCCCACCACCCCGCTGGCCCTGGCCGACGCGCCCACGCGGGCGCTCTCGCTCGCCGCCCAGGTCGCGGCCGCGCCCGCCGAGCTGCCGTACGCCGCCGCCGAGCTCCTTTCGGCCCAGCGCGTCCCGGCCGAGAAGGCGCTGCCCGATGCCTGGCACGCCGCCCGGACCGTGCTCAAGGTGCCCACGCCGTGGGACGCGCCGCTCGTGCTCATCCGCCCGGGCGTGCCGTTCACGCCGGCCGAGGAGGCGCGGGCGGCGCGGCTCGCCGAGCTGGCCGAGGTCGTTGAGCGGCAGCGCACGGCCCCCTGA
- a CDS encoding LutC/YkgG family protein, protein MSARDDILARIHAALGTDITPGEREVGASAPGAGYRATSGRTEDELVDLLVDRLEDYKARVEVVAAAELAEAIRTRLEGKTFVAPAGLPADWLHPSLADRRATDSREEPLGVDRLDAIGAVVTGSAVSIAETGTIVLDGSPDQGRRAISLVPDHHVCVVPVETIVGIVPEGFARLDVTRPLTLISGPSATSDIELERVEGVHGPRTLDVLIVR, encoded by the coding sequence GTGAGCGCCCGCGACGACATCCTGGCCAGGATCCACGCCGCCCTCGGCACCGACATCACCCCGGGGGAGCGCGAGGTCGGGGCTTCGGCGCCCGGAGCGGGCTACCGCGCGACGTCGGGCCGTACCGAGGACGAGCTCGTCGACCTCCTCGTCGACCGGCTCGAGGACTACAAGGCCCGGGTCGAGGTCGTGGCGGCGGCGGAGCTGGCCGAGGCCATCAGGACCCGGCTCGAGGGCAAGACCTTCGTGGCTCCCGCCGGGCTCCCGGCCGATTGGCTCCACCCGAGCCTCGCCGACCGGAGGGCCACCGACTCGCGTGAGGAGCCGCTCGGTGTCGACCGTCTCGATGCGATCGGCGCCGTGGTGACGGGGTCTGCGGTGAGCATTGCGGAGACCGGCACGATCGTGCTGGACGGGTCCCCGGACCAGGGGCGGCGCGCGATCTCGCTCGTGCCGGACCACCACGTGTGCGTGGTGCCGGTCGAGACGATCGTGGGGATCGTGCCGGAGGGCTTCGCACGGCTCGACGTCACGCGCCCGCTCACGCTCATCTCCGGTCCGAGCGCCACGAGCGACATCGAGCTCGAGCGCGTCGAGGGAGTCCACGGGCCCCGGACGCTGGACGTGCTGATCGTCCGCTAG
- a CDS encoding FAD-binding and (Fe-S)-binding domain-containing protein, translating to MTTRTTPGSRPRPAAGTARRGAAAADAAPGTGHALAAELADLLGPEAVTTRPLDLHAKAHDASHYLLVPSVVAAPRSAADVAGLLAAAARHATPVTFRSGGTSLSGQALAAGVLADTRRNFAGIEVLDGGARVRVQPGATVRAVNASLARHRRALGPDPASEIACTVGGVVANNSSGMHCGTETNTYRTLTSMTFVLPSGTVIDSADPAASAVFAAREPELHEGLLRLRRRILASPDSVARIRHQFSMKNTMGYGLNAFLDFEDPLDIFVHLVIGSEGTLAFVAEAVFATVEVKPHVAAGLLVFPGVSAAAAAVPELVAAGADTAELMDAVSLRVSARLPDCPEQIRALDVPDPAALLVEFTAGTAEELADRAASSAALFAGLGLALPVEMSRDPRERAALWKVRKGLYSTVASARPSGTSQLLEDIAVPVPALAEASRDLAGLLAQHGYADPVIFGHAKDGNLHFMLNEDFGSGDTRRYEDFTEDLVDLVLGAGGTLKAEHGTGRIMAPYVRRQYGDELYEVMQEIKRLADPRGVLNPGAVLSDDPRSYLDHLKVTPTVEEEVDRCVECGYCEPVCPSRSLTLTPRQRITLRRDAEQARAEGNEELARQIMDGYDYSGVSTCAVDGMCGTACPVGINTGDLVRRLRADAAGPVESAAWHAAARGWGAASRAGGAALSVAKALPSAPIEGAAALVRKLLGEGIPAYDGGLPGGGSARPRRRDDAAEAVLFAACIGTMFGPEAGGHPGGASGAFLDVCDRAGVRLRTPEGLGSMCCGTPWKSKGMTAGWEHMRATVVPALVEASEGGRLPIVVDASSCAEGLAVMLRSAAEAGSAPAALRVVDAVEFAAGLLPRLPVGRRIPSVALHPTCSGTIAGTTPQLAAIAAHVADEVFTPAEAGCCAFAGDRGLLHPELTASATAPEAGGIAEAERARGGRFAEYASSNRTCEIGLARATERPYRHILELLAEATRP from the coding sequence ATGACCACGCGAACGACGCCGGGCTCCCGCCCCCGTCCCGCAGCCGGCACCGCGCGCCGGGGTGCTGCAGCGGCCGACGCCGCCCCCGGGACCGGGCACGCCCTCGCCGCCGAGCTCGCGGACCTCCTCGGCCCCGAGGCCGTCACGACGCGCCCGCTCGACCTGCACGCAAAGGCCCACGACGCCTCGCACTACCTGCTCGTCCCGAGCGTCGTCGCCGCTCCGCGCAGCGCCGCGGACGTGGCCGGCCTCCTCGCCGCCGCCGCCCGGCACGCCACGCCCGTGACGTTCCGCTCGGGCGGGACGAGCCTGTCCGGGCAGGCCCTCGCCGCCGGGGTCCTCGCCGACACGCGGCGGAACTTCGCCGGCATCGAGGTCCTCGACGGCGGCGCCCGCGTGCGCGTCCAGCCCGGCGCGACCGTCCGCGCCGTCAATGCCAGCCTCGCCCGCCACCGCCGCGCGCTCGGCCCCGACCCGGCGAGCGAGATCGCCTGCACGGTGGGCGGCGTGGTGGCCAACAACTCCTCCGGAATGCACTGCGGCACGGAGACCAACACCTACCGGACCCTGACGTCGATGACGTTCGTGCTGCCCTCGGGGACGGTCATCGACTCCGCCGACCCCGCGGCGTCGGCCGTCTTCGCCGCCCGTGAGCCCGAGCTGCACGAGGGGCTCCTCCGGCTGCGGAGGCGCATCCTCGCCTCGCCCGACTCGGTGGCGCGGATCCGGCACCAGTTCTCGATGAAGAACACGATGGGCTACGGCCTCAACGCGTTCCTCGACTTCGAGGACCCTCTCGACATCTTCGTGCACCTCGTCATCGGCTCGGAGGGGACCCTCGCGTTCGTGGCCGAGGCGGTGTTCGCCACGGTCGAGGTGAAGCCGCACGTCGCCGCGGGCCTGCTCGTGTTCCCCGGCGTGAGCGCCGCCGCGGCCGCGGTGCCCGAGCTCGTCGCCGCCGGCGCGGACACGGCCGAGCTCATGGACGCGGTCTCGCTGCGGGTCTCGGCACGCCTGCCCGACTGCCCCGAGCAGATCCGCGCCCTCGACGTCCCCGATCCGGCCGCCCTGCTCGTCGAGTTCACCGCGGGCACCGCCGAGGAGCTCGCGGACCGCGCGGCGTCCTCGGCGGCGCTGTTCGCGGGCCTGGGCCTGGCCCTGCCGGTGGAGATGAGCCGGGACCCGCGCGAGCGCGCCGCGCTGTGGAAGGTCCGCAAGGGGCTGTACTCGACCGTGGCGAGCGCGCGCCCGTCCGGCACGAGCCAGCTGCTCGAGGACATCGCGGTCCCCGTCCCGGCCCTCGCCGAGGCCTCGCGCGACCTCGCCGGCCTCCTCGCCCAGCACGGCTATGCGGATCCGGTGATCTTCGGCCATGCGAAGGACGGCAACCTGCACTTCATGCTCAACGAGGACTTCGGCAGCGGGGACACCCGCCGCTACGAGGACTTCACCGAGGACCTCGTGGACCTCGTGCTCGGCGCCGGCGGGACGCTCAAGGCCGAGCACGGGACCGGCCGGATCATGGCCCCGTACGTGCGCCGGCAGTACGGCGACGAGCTGTACGAGGTCATGCAGGAGATCAAGCGCCTGGCGGACCCGCGCGGCGTCCTCAACCCCGGCGCCGTCCTCTCCGACGACCCCCGCTCCTACCTGGACCACCTCAAGGTCACCCCGACGGTCGAGGAGGAGGTGGACCGCTGCGTCGAGTGCGGCTACTGCGAGCCCGTGTGCCCGTCCCGTTCGCTCACCCTCACGCCGCGCCAGCGCATCACCCTCCGCCGGGACGCCGAGCAGGCCCGCGCCGAGGGCAACGAGGAGCTCGCCCGGCAGATCATGGACGGCTACGACTACTCCGGCGTCTCCACGTGCGCCGTGGACGGCATGTGCGGCACGGCCTGCCCGGTGGGCATCAACACCGGCGACCTTGTCCGCCGGCTGCGCGCCGACGCGGCGGGGCCCGTCGAGTCCGCGGCGTGGCACGCCGCGGCGCGCGGTTGGGGCGCGGCCTCCCGTGCCGGCGGGGCCGCCCTGAGCGTCGCGAAGGCGTTGCCGTCCGCCCCGATCGAGGGCGCTGCCGCGCTGGTGCGGAAGCTCCTCGGCGAGGGCATCCCGGCGTACGACGGCGGGCTCCCCGGCGGCGGCTCCGCGCGTCCCCGGCGGCGGGACGACGCCGCGGAGGCCGTGCTGTTCGCCGCGTGCATCGGCACGATGTTCGGCCCCGAGGCCGGCGGCCACCCCGGCGGCGCGTCCGGGGCGTTCCTCGACGTGTGCGACCGCGCGGGCGTCCGCCTGCGCACCCCGGAGGGGCTGGGCTCGATGTGCTGCGGCACGCCCTGGAAGTCCAAGGGCATGACGGCCGGGTGGGAGCACATGCGCGCGACCGTGGTCCCCGCGCTCGTGGAGGCGAGCGAGGGTGGGCGCCTGCCGATCGTCGTGGACGCCTCCTCATGCGCCGAGGGGCTCGCGGTCATGCTGCGCTCGGCCGCCGAGGCCGGGTCGGCGCCCGCGGCGCTGAGGGTCGTGGATGCGGTCGAGTTCGCCGCGGGGCTGCTGCCGCGCCTGCCGGTGGGTCGGCGGATCCCGTCCGTGGCGCTCCACCCGACCTGCTCGGGCACGATCGCCGGGACCACGCCGCAGCTCGCGGCGATCGCCGCCCACGTCGCCGACGAGGTCTTCACGCCGGCCGAGGCCGGGTGCTGCGCGTTCGCCGGGGACCGCGGGCTCCTGCACCCCGAGCTCACCGCCTCGGCCACCGCGCCCGAGGCCGGCGGGATCGCCGAGGCCGAGCGGGCACGGGGCGGCCGGTTCGCCGAGTACGCGTCGAGCAACCGCACGTGCGAGATCGGGCTGGCCCGCGCCACCGAGCGCCCCTACCGGCACATCCTCGAGCTCCTCGCCGAGGCGACGCGGCCCTGA
- a CDS encoding cation:proton antiporter regulatory subunit has protein sequence MNVDETDLPGFGVRKDFMTQSGRRLGVVTHRDGGTELIVSAWDDPDTCQASIPLTADEATTLGNLLGGQRIVMQLTEEHREVPGISTRQFHVAAESPYRDLPMGKAAVRTRTNVSIVAIMREGEVLAAPGPDVVLRTGDLIVAVGTEEGLDRAAQILRNG, from the coding sequence ATGAATGTTGACGAGACCGACCTCCCGGGGTTCGGGGTCCGCAAGGACTTCATGACCCAGTCGGGCCGCCGGCTCGGAGTTGTCACGCACCGCGACGGCGGGACCGAGCTCATCGTCTCCGCGTGGGACGACCCTGACACGTGCCAGGCGAGCATCCCCCTGACCGCCGACGAGGCGACCACCCTCGGCAACCTGCTCGGCGGCCAGAGGATCGTCATGCAGCTCACCGAGGAGCACCGCGAGGTCCCGGGCATCTCCACCCGCCAGTTCCACGTCGCGGCAGAGTCCCCGTACCGCGACCTGCCCATGGGCAAGGCCGCCGTCCGCACCCGCACGAACGTCTCGATCGTGGCGATCATGCGCGAGGGCGAGGTGCTCGCGGCGCCGGGGCCCGACGTCGTGCTCCGCACGGGCGACCTCATCGTCGCCGTCGGCACCGAGGAGGGCCTCGACCGGGCGGCTCAGATCCTCCGCAACGGCTGA
- a CDS encoding (Fe-S)-binding protein, translating to MRIALFATCIVDAMYPRVAQATVEILERLGHEVVFPAGQACCGQMHVNSGYFPEALPVVANHVRTFESGFDTGEYEVAVAPSGSCVASVKHQHALVADWAVEHGVKGADSTLAARADAVGARTYELAQLLTDVLGVADAAAQLGSYLPGTITYHPSCHGMRLLHLGDRQRSLLASVEGLEVVDLPEAEQCCGFGGTFSIKNADVSSAMLADKVANICGTGAGACAGGDASCLMHIGGGLHREKRTTPSGRPVRTVHLAEVLASTREKPLTIDGELALAGTPGGAR from the coding sequence ATGAGAATCGCGCTCTTCGCGACCTGCATCGTCGACGCGATGTACCCGCGGGTCGCCCAGGCCACCGTGGAGATCCTGGAGCGGCTGGGGCACGAGGTCGTGTTCCCCGCCGGCCAGGCGTGCTGCGGCCAGATGCACGTCAACTCGGGCTACTTCCCCGAGGCACTGCCTGTCGTGGCCAACCACGTCCGCACTTTCGAGTCTGGCTTCGACACCGGGGAGTACGAGGTGGCCGTCGCGCCGTCGGGCTCGTGCGTGGCCTCGGTCAAGCACCAGCACGCCCTGGTGGCGGACTGGGCCGTCGAGCACGGGGTCAAGGGCGCGGACAGCACCCTCGCCGCCCGGGCAGACGCGGTCGGGGCCCGCACCTACGAGCTCGCCCAGCTCCTCACGGACGTCCTCGGCGTGGCCGACGCGGCCGCGCAGCTCGGCTCCTACCTCCCGGGCACGATCACGTACCACCCCTCGTGCCACGGCATGCGCCTGCTCCACCTCGGCGACCGGCAGCGCTCGCTGCTCGCCTCGGTCGAGGGCCTCGAGGTCGTGGACCTCCCCGAGGCCGAGCAGTGCTGCGGCTTCGGCGGCACCTTCTCGATCAAGAACGCGGACGTCTCCTCCGCGATGCTCGCGGACAAGGTCGCGAACATCTGCGGCACCGGCGCGGGCGCCTGCGCGGGCGGCGACGCCTCCTGCCTCATGCACATCGGCGGCGGCCTCCACCGCGAGAAGCGCACGACGCCGTCCGGCCGCCCCGTGCGGACCGTCCACCTCGCCGAGGTGCTCGCCTCCACCCGCGAGAAGCCCCTCACCATCGACGGCGAGCTCGCGCTCGCCGGGACCCCCGGAGGTGCCCGATGA
- a CDS encoding lactate utilization protein B: protein MSTVSLGMPALPPRGFGNISETEPFPSYARRELQNDQLRANLRHATHTIRDKRLRVVSELPDWEELREAGSAIKAEAMERLPELLAQFEEQFTARGGTVHWARDAAEANRIVEGLVRATGSSEVVKVKSMATQEIGLNEYLEERGIAAFETDLAELIVQLGHDKPSHILVPAIHRNRTEIRDIFLREMPGVDPELTDEPRRLAMAARAHLRRKFLSAKVAISGANFGIAETGTLGVVESEGNGRMCLTLPETLITVMGIEKVLPRAEDLGVFMQLLPRSSTGERMNPYTSLWTGSTPGDGPKDVHVVLLDNGRTRALADRHGRSALHCIRCSACMNVCPVYERAGGHAYGSTYPGPIGAILSPLLTGVEAEENKSLPYASSLCGACFDACPVKINIPEILVHLRGEDVEARHSRPGARRLPSQFDLAMAGASWAMSDGARMGLLERGLPLGKAAAGRDGVISKLPGLGAGWTQSRDIPAPPAESFRAQWAKRAKNSADPHGIKEGEGK from the coding sequence ATGAGCACGGTGTCCCTTGGCATGCCGGCCCTGCCGCCCCGCGGCTTCGGCAACATCTCCGAGACCGAGCCGTTCCCGAGCTACGCGCGCCGCGAGCTGCAGAACGACCAGCTGCGCGCGAACCTGCGCCACGCGACCCACACCATCCGGGACAAGCGCCTGCGCGTGGTCTCCGAGCTGCCAGACTGGGAGGAGCTGCGGGAGGCCGGGTCCGCGATCAAGGCCGAGGCGATGGAGCGCCTGCCCGAGCTGCTGGCCCAGTTCGAGGAGCAGTTCACGGCGCGCGGCGGCACCGTCCACTGGGCCCGCGACGCGGCCGAGGCCAATCGGATCGTCGAGGGCCTCGTGCGCGCCACCGGCTCGAGCGAGGTGGTCAAGGTCAAGTCCATGGCCACCCAGGAGATCGGGCTCAACGAGTACCTCGAGGAGCGCGGCATCGCGGCCTTCGAGACGGACCTCGCCGAGCTCATCGTCCAGCTCGGCCACGACAAGCCCTCGCACATCCTGGTCCCCGCGATCCACCGCAACCGCACCGAGATCCGCGACATCTTCCTGCGCGAGATGCCCGGCGTGGACCCGGAGCTGACGGACGAGCCGCGCAGGCTCGCCATGGCCGCCCGCGCGCACCTGCGCCGCAAGTTCCTCTCGGCGAAGGTGGCCATCTCCGGGGCCAACTTCGGCATCGCCGAGACCGGCACCCTCGGCGTGGTCGAGTCCGAGGGCAACGGGCGCATGTGCCTGACCCTGCCCGAGACGCTCATCACCGTCATGGGGATCGAGAAGGTCCTCCCGCGGGCCGAGGACCTGGGGGTCTTCATGCAGCTGCTCCCGCGCTCCTCGACCGGGGAGCGCATGAACCCGTACACCTCCCTCTGGACCGGTTCGACGCCCGGCGACGGACCGAAGGACGTGCACGTGGTGCTGCTGGACAACGGCCGCACCCGGGCGCTCGCCGACCGCCACGGACGCTCTGCCCTGCACTGCATCCGCTGCTCGGCCTGCATGAATGTGTGCCCGGTGTACGAGCGGGCCGGCGGCCACGCCTACGGGTCCACCTACCCGGGGCCGATCGGCGCGATCCTCTCGCCGCTGCTCACCGGCGTCGAGGCCGAGGAGAACAAGTCCCTGCCGTACGCCTCCTCGCTGTGCGGGGCGTGCTTCGACGCGTGCCCGGTGAAGATCAACATCCCCGAGATCCTCGTGCACCTGCGCGGCGAGGACGTCGAGGCCCGGCACTCGAGGCCGGGCGCGCGGCGCCTGCCCTCGCAGTTCGACCTCGCCATGGCGGGGGCGTCCTGGGCGATGTCCGACGGCGCGCGCATGGGCCTGCTCGAGCGCGGGCTCCCGCTCGGGAAGGCCGCGGCGGGCCGTGACGGGGTGATCTCGAAGCTGCCCGGCCTCGGCGCCGGCTGGACGCAGAGCCGCGACATCCCGGCCCCGCCCGCGGAGTCCTTCCGGGCCCAGTGGGCCAAGCGCGCGAAGAACTCGGCTGACCCACACGGCATCAAGGAAGGGGAGGGCAAGTGA
- a CDS encoding cation:proton antiporter: protein MDPIALTLIELGAVVFALGLLARLAGRIGMSPIPFYLVGGLTFGAGGLIDLGGVREFAHLSGEIGVILLLLMLGLEYTAQELVTGLKTSWQAGVMDLVLNALPGAGVALLLGWGGVGALVLGGVTYISSSGIVAKVITDLGRLGNRETPTILAVLVFEDLAMAIYLPILTATLAGVSFLGGLQTVGISLVVVTVVLLVALRHGHHVSKAVHSENSEVFLLNVLGLALLVAGLASAMQVSAAVGAFMLGIAISGTTAHLASRLLEPLRDLFAAIFFVAFGLNTDPTTIPPVLGWALLLAVVTAATKFVTGWWAAARAGVAVPGRARAGAALIARGEFSIVIAGLAVTAGAVNDELAALATAYVLLMAVLGPLAARFVEPVVRAVRRSGARKAAEAPS from the coding sequence ATGGACCCCATCGCACTGACGCTGATCGAACTGGGGGCGGTCGTCTTCGCCTTGGGCCTGCTGGCGCGCCTCGCCGGACGGATCGGCATGTCCCCGATCCCCTTCTACCTCGTGGGCGGCCTGACGTTCGGCGCCGGAGGCCTCATCGACCTGGGCGGCGTGCGGGAGTTCGCCCACCTGTCCGGGGAGATCGGCGTCATCCTGCTCCTGCTCATGCTCGGGCTGGAATACACGGCGCAGGAGCTCGTCACGGGGCTGAAGACCTCGTGGCAGGCCGGTGTCATGGACCTGGTGCTGAACGCGCTGCCCGGGGCCGGGGTCGCGCTGCTGCTCGGCTGGGGCGGCGTCGGCGCCCTGGTCCTGGGCGGCGTCACGTACATCTCGTCCTCGGGGATCGTGGCCAAGGTCATCACCGACCTCGGGCGGCTCGGCAACCGCGAGACGCCCACCATCCTCGCGGTCCTCGTGTTCGAGGACCTCGCCATGGCCATCTATCTGCCGATCCTCACCGCGACCCTCGCCGGGGTGAGCTTCCTGGGCGGCCTGCAGACGGTGGGGATCTCCCTCGTCGTCGTAACCGTGGTCCTCCTGGTCGCGCTGCGGCACGGGCACCACGTCTCCAAGGCCGTCCACAGCGAGAACTCGGAGGTCTTCCTCCTCAACGTCCTCGGCCTCGCGCTCCTCGTGGCGGGGCTGGCCTCGGCGATGCAGGTCTCCGCGGCCGTGGGCGCCTTCATGCTCGGCATCGCGATCTCGGGCACGACGGCGCACCTCGCCTCCCGCCTGCTCGAGCCTCTGCGGGACCTCTTCGCCGCGATCTTCTTCGTCGCGTTCGGCCTCAACACGGACCCGACCACCATCCCGCCCGTGCTCGGGTGGGCCCTGCTGCTCGCCGTGGTCACCGCCGCGACGAAGTTCGTGACGGGCTGGTGGGCCGCCGCCCGCGCCGGGGTGGCCGTGCCGGGGCGGGCGCGCGCAGGCGCCGCGCTCATTGCGCGCGGCGAATTCTCGATCGTGATCGCTGGCCTCGCGGTCACCGCCGGCGCGGTCAACGACGAGCTCGCGGCCCTCGCGACCGCCTACGTGCTCCTCATGGCAGTCCTCGGGCCCCTCGCGGCGCGCTTCGTCGAGCCGGTCGTCAGGGCGGTCCGCCGCTCGGGCGCCCGCAAGGCCGCGGAGGCGCCTTCCTGA